The genomic segment TACCCGATCTCGTTATCCAATCAGATTGATGGAAAACTCATCactacaattttttttcccacCTCTTCCGCAGCGAAAGAGAGTCAAGCCGATCTATCCACCAAGGCCCTATTGGTGAATATGGAAATGTAAGAAATtcaagaaacaaaaaaaaaaaaattaggaAGAATTAGACTATGGTGCAATAGTCCTTAGGAAACAATTACGGGACAATATTCATAcaggaagaaaaaaataaaaataacATTCCTCCTTTCTTTATCCATTATTTATTAATTCATTCTCTTACCAAGAGATTCAATTCGATTCAATTCCGCCACTGTTCCCCCGTTGTTGTTAAAATATCTACGTCTAATCTTCCCCTCCATATAAGGCATGTTCTCTCAAGTTAGACGCGTTGCAACTAATGCAACTACCCGCAAATTCTTAGCCGGAGGTGCTCTAATCTCTGGTGTCTCTGCATCTGCTGCTCTATATGCCGACTCATTGACCGCTCAAGCAATGACAGCAGCTGAGCATGGTCTACATCCTCCTGCTTTTTCATGGCCACACAACGGTCCATTTGATACCTTCGATCATGCTGCCATCAGAAGAGGTTATCAAGTTTACAGAGAAGTTTGCGCTGCTTGCCATTCTTTAGATAGAATTGCTTGGAGAACCTTAATTGGTGTTTCTCACACAAACCAAGAAGTTCGTGATATGTCCGCAGAATTCGAATACGATGATGAACCTGATGAACAAGGTAATCCAAAGAAGAGACCAGGTAAATTGGCTGATTACATTCCAGGTCCTTACCCTAACGAACAAGCCGCTAGATCTGCCAATCAAGGTGCCCTACCACCTGATTTGTCCTTAATCGTTAAGGCAAGACATGGTGGTGCTGATTACATCTTTTCATTGCTAACCGGTTATCCAGAAGAACCACCAGCAGGTGTTGTTCTTCCACCAGGTTCTAACTACAACCCATACTTCCCAGGTGGTGCAATTGCAATGGGTAGAGTTttatttgatgatttggtCGAGTACGAAGACGGTACACCAGCAACTACTTCCCAAATGGCAAAGGATGTTACTACTTTCTTGAACTGGTGCTCTGAACCTGAACACGatgaaagaaagagattAGGTCTAAAGGCAATCCTAGTGGTGTCCTCCTTGTACTTGCTATCCGTCTGGGTGAAGAAGTTCAAGTGGGCAGCTATCAAGAACAGAAAATTTGTCTTTAACCCTCCAAAGACTAAGAAATAAGGAGACTTGAAAAACGAAAGAAGCATctaaaagatgaagaacaacaataacaaagAATGgtccattattattatcactattattattattgttattttttGATTGGCACTtgtaaatgaaaaaaaaaagagaaaaaaaaagacacAACAGAACAAAACGAAACACCATATTAACATGATAAATTCTAGACTGCTCTTATGTAAGAGACGTATTTATTCTTATTTATTCTATTTAGTCTAACGATCCGAGCAGCGGACAGCTCTTAGAAAAGAATCACGTGGGAACTTCTTGCTGTGTGTACGTGCTCCAAGCCAGCGGCTAATAGCCGCTGAAAATACCTATCGAGTCAAGCACCCATACCTGAGTTCGAACCTTGCTAGTGGATTGGCCCTTTGAACTCCCGCCACATTTGCTACCACCACCCTCTTACCATGCAATTGTGTATGTCCTGCACGGCAGCGTTACCCGGTCGAAACTAGGTTAATGTTTGCTACGGTGATTTCTATGCATGAGAGCAGAGAAGGATAGAAagcaagaaaagaaaaaaaaagaataagaaaaaaaataactTTTGGTTCTTTTAGATAAAAAAGTTATTTGTTCTCGCACTAAAATTGCCTTACTGAAGACCGTTGTCCATAGTGAACAAGGGCTGTTTTGTCAAGAGATAAAGAGAAACGGAGGAAATCTGTTGAAAATAAGAAAGAAAACGCACATATACACATACGTATACGCACATACCGAAGCGTTAGTTAAGAGTGTTTCTGTGTGCTAATCTGTGTTTTAAGGTTGTTCTTTTGCAATTATATTCTgatacttttttttttttggttaATTGGTATTTGGTATTGGTATATTTTCCCGTGTGCGTGCCGTTATTACTAGTGAACTCAGTTAATGTTGAGCTGGTGATAAAAAAGTCTTTGAACCATTAGTTGATGGATACGAGCGGATGCGCTATGAATGACGAGAAGGTAGGGGAAAGCGCCCATCATCGTATTTTAAACAACAATCACAACGAACACAAcagtagtaataatgatggTGGTACCAATGTTAACAGAATGGGCATAGATAATAACAATGGAATCAGTAGTTTCCAATTACCGGCACagtcatcatcatcatcattaccCCAACatcagcaacaacagcagcagcaaaaCCAACAATACCAACgacaacaagaacaagaagaacaacaacaataccaccaccaccaccaacaacaacaaccacaacagcaacagcaacaacaatcaCAACAGCCACAACAAAGACCTGCCAGACAGGATTCTCTATCGATGTTTACCAATTTTACTCAGCCAAGATTCTCAACGTCACTATCGTCGTTCTTGAACCTTTCTGAAAGACCTTCACTTAGCGGTGGCTCAGGTAGTGGTGGAGGTAGTGGGGTTCCGCCAACAGACTTATCTCAAATAGGTCGTGGATTTAGTATTGTTAACAATCTATGGCAACCCCCACCCCCACCCCCATCATCACAACCGGCAGCGACAGTTCCAAATGATCCATTTATGCCACCAAGGTTTAAAACACCgacattttcatcatcatcctctaAACCAACGGGGACTGCGAatggtagtaataataataatactaatcATTCTACACAACCGCCATCTCAACCATCATCgaaaagaaattccttATATTTTGGATCAGCTGATGCACCtgaattggattttttcaatcaaaaTAGTTCACAAAAGAGAGATTCAATCGGTACCATGAAACCTCCATTGATTGTGCCGTTAGGCGGTGGTA from the Zygosaccharomyces rouxii strain CBS732 chromosome B complete sequence genome contains:
- the CYT1 gene encoding ubiquinol--cytochrome-c reductase catalytic subunit CYT1 (highly similar to gnl|GLV|CAGL0L10406g Candida glabrata CAGL0L10406g and similar to YOR065W uniprot|P07143 Saccharomyces cerevisiae YOR065W CYT1 Cytochrome c1 component of the mitochondrial respiratory chain expression is regulated by the heme-activated glucose- repressed Hap2p/3p/4p/5p CCAAT-binding complex), whose protein sequence is MFSQVRRVATNATTRKFLAGGALISGVSASAALYADSLTAQAMTAAEHGLHPPAFSWPHNGPFDTFDHAAIRRGYQVYREVCAACHSLDRIAWRTLIGVSHTNQEVRDMSAEFEYDDEPDEQGNPKKRPGKLADYIPGPYPNEQAARSANQGALPPDLSLIVKARHGGADYIFSLLTGYPEEPPAGVVLPPGSNYNPYFPGGAIAMGRVLFDDLVEYEDGTPATTSQMAKDVTTFLNWCSEPEHDERKRLGLKAILVVSSLYLLSVWVKKFKWAAIKNRKFVFNPPKTKK